In Reichenbachiella agarivorans, one genomic interval encodes:
- the gldF gene encoding gliding motility-associated ABC transporter permease subunit GldF translates to MYAVFIKEINSFLNSLIAYIVIAVFLTTIGLLMWVFPESSVLEYGYADMSTLFNLGPYVFMFLIPAITMRFFAEEKRTGTNELLFTRPMTHMDVILGKYFAGFVLVLLSVLPTLLYFLSVYQLGQPVGNLDISGTIGSYIGLLLLGGVFVSIGVLSSSITDNQVVAFVLAVFFCFVLYSGLESLATIDIWGGEALVLQQMSMVFHYGALSRGLIDMSDIVYFISVIAAMLLLTKLCLDARKWG, encoded by the coding sequence ATGTACGCGGTATTCATCAAAGAAATCAACAGTTTTTTGAACAGCCTGATCGCCTACATCGTGATTGCTGTTTTCTTGACGACCATTGGACTGCTGATGTGGGTTTTTCCTGAAAGCAGTGTGTTGGAGTACGGTTATGCAGACATGAGCACTTTATTCAATTTGGGGCCTTATGTTTTCATGTTTTTGATACCGGCTATCACGATGCGCTTCTTTGCGGAGGAAAAAAGAACGGGGACCAATGAGTTGCTCTTTACCCGTCCGATGACCCACATGGACGTGATTCTAGGCAAATACTTTGCGGGGTTTGTCTTGGTGCTGCTCTCAGTCTTGCCTACGTTGTTGTACTTTCTATCAGTTTATCAGCTTGGGCAGCCTGTTGGTAATTTGGATATTTCTGGAACCATTGGATCTTATATTGGTTTGCTACTTTTGGGTGGAGTGTTTGTGAGCATTGGGGTTTTGTCTTCCTCGATTACAGACAATCAGGTTGTTGCATTTGTGTTGGCGGTTTTTTTCTGCTTTGTCCTGTACTCTGGATTGGAGTCATTGGCGACCATTGATATTTGGGGAGGAGAGGCTTTGGTATTGCAGCAGATGAGCATGGTGTTTCACTACGGTGCGTTGAGTAGAGGCCTGATCGATATGAGTGATATTGTTTATTTTATCAGTGTGATTGCTGCGATGTTGTTGTTGACCAAGTTGTGTTTAGATGCTAGGAAATGGGGATGA
- the gldG gene encoding gliding motility-associated ABC transporter substrate-binding protein GldG — protein sequence MNRLVNILQFAIGVMILVILNQLVARFPMRIDLTEEKRYSISDASIEVLESLNEPVYVEVFLEGEMPAGFKRLQKAIKETLDQLAYYSEGNVKYSFKDPSIAKSSKAKNEYFRSLMQRGLQPTNLNYTRDGNKTEKLIFPGAIVSYYGQEVPVLLLRGNQGASAEEQLNQSIEGIEYELISAVRLLSTDVKKNIGLIVGHDEPDSLNLAGLTGALTAKYNVFKVKLPERTKDLSLYDAIILPKPTTVFDDREKYLLDQYIMNGGKALFFIDALRVNMDSASGEGTFAFPYELGLDDMLFKYGVRINRNFVQDVYSGEFPIVAGMTGDQPQIRMLPWPFFPTINTFGDHPITKNLDGIQMRFVSTIDTVKAVGVVKTPLLMTSAYSLVSSSPVKVSFNELQKNLDPKRFNAGSQVVAYLLKGDFTSMFKNRILPSDADKSTFVADGKDAMILVCADGDMIRNEFDLQSGEPLELGLNPYNQQKFANADFVLNTLDYMLNEEGVITSKSKEIKIRPLDKVKIGDQKLRWQLLNLVLPILLLILYGALRVYLRKKKYANFK from the coding sequence ATGAATAGACTAGTCAATATATTGCAGTTTGCCATTGGTGTTATGATTTTGGTCATACTCAATCAATTGGTGGCTCGTTTCCCGATGCGTATTGATTTGACAGAGGAGAAACGCTACTCCATCTCTGATGCCAGCATCGAAGTATTGGAGAGTCTCAATGAACCAGTTTATGTTGAGGTTTTTTTAGAAGGAGAGATGCCGGCAGGGTTCAAGCGTTTGCAAAAGGCGATCAAAGAGACTTTGGATCAATTAGCGTATTATTCGGAGGGTAATGTTAAGTACAGCTTCAAAGATCCATCCATCGCCAAATCAAGCAAGGCGAAAAATGAGTACTTCCGATCGTTGATGCAGCGTGGATTACAGCCTACGAATTTGAACTACACGCGAGACGGAAACAAAACCGAAAAACTGATATTTCCAGGAGCTATTGTCTCCTACTATGGTCAGGAGGTACCCGTCCTTCTACTCAGGGGAAATCAAGGAGCGAGTGCTGAAGAGCAGCTCAATCAATCTATCGAAGGGATTGAGTACGAGCTGATTTCGGCGGTTCGTTTGCTTTCGACGGATGTCAAAAAGAACATAGGATTGATTGTAGGTCATGATGAGCCTGATTCATTGAATCTGGCGGGTCTGACTGGAGCGTTGACTGCCAAGTACAATGTGTTCAAAGTAAAGTTACCAGAGAGAACCAAGGATTTGTCTCTGTATGACGCCATCATTTTACCCAAACCTACCACGGTATTTGATGACAGAGAAAAGTATCTATTAGATCAGTACATCATGAATGGTGGTAAAGCACTTTTTTTCATTGATGCGTTGCGAGTCAACATGGACAGTGCCTCAGGGGAGGGGACTTTTGCTTTCCCGTATGAGTTGGGATTGGATGATATGCTGTTCAAATATGGGGTGAGAATCAACCGAAACTTTGTACAAGATGTGTACAGTGGGGAGTTTCCGATAGTTGCTGGTATGACAGGAGACCAACCACAGATTCGGATGCTGCCTTGGCCTTTCTTTCCGACTATCAATACCTTTGGAGACCACCCGATCACTAAAAATCTGGATGGAATCCAAATGCGTTTTGTATCCACGATAGATACCGTCAAAGCGGTAGGTGTGGTCAAGACTCCTTTGTTGATGACTTCAGCCTATTCGTTGGTTTCTTCTTCACCAGTTAAGGTTTCGTTCAATGAGCTGCAAAAGAATTTGGATCCCAAGCGTTTCAATGCTGGATCACAGGTGGTAGCTTATCTTCTGAAGGGTGATTTTACCTCTATGTTTAAAAATAGGATTTTGCCGAGTGATGCAGACAAATCAACCTTTGTTGCAGATGGCAAGGATGCTATGATCTTGGTCTGTGCCGATGGAGATATGATTCGCAACGAATTTGATCTTCAATCTGGTGAGCCTCTGGAACTGGGTTTGAATCCCTATAACCAGCAGAAATTTGCCAATGCAGACTTTGTCCTAAATACGCTAGACTATATGCTCAACGAAGAAGGTGTCATTACCTCAAAGAGCAAAGAGATTAAAATTCGTCCTCTAGACAAAGTGAAAATTGGGGATCAGAAGCTCAGATGGCAATTATTGAACCTTGTCCTGCCGATCCTGCTGTTGATTTTGTACGGTGCGTTGAGGGTTTATTTGAGAAAAAAGAAATACGCTAACTTCAAATGA
- the dnaN gene encoding DNA polymerase III subunit beta, whose product MKFIVSSSYLLKQLAAINGVITTNPVVPILENFLFEIADGKLTITASDLQTSIITELEVEAKENGNIAVPSKILLETLRNLPEQPVTFSIDENTYSIEINSDNGRYKLSGENATDFPKVPTVSDGSAVNISSHVLGNAINNTILATSNDELRPAMTGVYLNLSDTNTTFVATDGHRLIRYRRVDIASDAGASMIIPRKALTLLRTTLPSANTNVNVEYNVSNAFFKFDGIRMVCRLIDERFPDYENVIPSNNENAMTIDRLELLGSLKRIAIYANKTTHQVRLKIAGSELVISSEDLDFSNEANERLSCDHDGGDIEIGFNGKFLIEMLANIDATQVTMKFSEPNKAGLIFPVDSDENEDLLMLVMPVMLSNYSS is encoded by the coding sequence ATGAAATTCATTGTTTCATCCTCCTACTTATTGAAGCAATTGGCAGCTATCAATGGGGTTATTACTACCAATCCCGTGGTGCCAATTCTGGAAAACTTTCTTTTTGAAATTGCAGACGGAAAATTGACAATCACTGCTTCTGATTTGCAAACTTCGATCATCACTGAGCTAGAGGTAGAAGCAAAAGAGAACGGCAACATTGCTGTTCCTTCTAAAATATTGTTGGAGACACTCCGAAATCTTCCAGAGCAACCAGTGACATTCAGTATTGATGAGAATACCTACAGTATTGAGATTAATTCTGATAATGGTCGCTACAAGTTGTCAGGAGAGAATGCAACAGATTTTCCTAAGGTGCCGACTGTATCCGACGGTAGTGCGGTCAATATTTCATCTCATGTATTGGGCAATGCGATCAACAATACGATCCTTGCGACCAGCAATGATGAGTTGAGACCTGCTATGACGGGTGTGTATTTGAATCTGTCCGATACCAATACGACTTTTGTAGCAACCGATGGACATAGATTGATTAGGTACCGTCGAGTAGATATTGCCTCTGATGCAGGTGCAAGTATGATCATCCCAAGAAAGGCTTTGACGCTCCTTCGCACAACATTGCCATCGGCCAACACCAATGTCAATGTGGAGTACAATGTGTCCAATGCGTTCTTTAAGTTTGATGGTATCCGTATGGTATGTAGATTGATTGATGAGCGTTTTCCAGATTATGAAAACGTGATTCCGTCCAACAACGAGAATGCTATGACGATTGATAGATTAGAGCTTTTGGGTTCGCTCAAAAGAATCGCTATCTACGCCAACAAAACTACACATCAAGTAAGACTGAAAATAGCGGGTAGTGAATTGGTGATTTCATCTGAAGATTTGGACTTCTCTAATGAGGCAAACGAAAGATTGTCATGTGATCATGATGGTGGAGACATCGAAATTGGATTCAATGGTAAGTTTTTGATCGAAATGTTGGCCAATATCGACGCGACACAAGTCACGATGAAGTTTTCCGAGCCAAACAAAGCAGGTTTGATCTTCCCAGTAGATAGTGACGAAAACGAAGATTTATTGATGCTAGTGATGCCAGTGATGCTGAGCAACTACTCATCATAA
- a CDS encoding 1-acyl-sn-glycerol-3-phosphate acyltransferase: MKPLIRKRRTKTKYKPILKNANTWPVMQMAKKRKEFVQLVVEESYDNLLNLKRGKSLKEELEMTIFREKQRVKTNPWKVDPVDDYSFWEKMSEDLAQVENLKEADKDIALKNIMVKIVERYSNEIAGHFNPSHYNVTRTLVTIGFGRLLNAVRVKGPWSVFSNQLDLDDKIHITGKVDELRKLAKMGTVVMVPTHYSNLDSVLIGWVIQFLGLPPFIYGAGLNLFNLKIFSYFMNSVGAYKVDRRKKNALYLETLKAYSTIAIREGCHSLFFPGGTRSRSGKIEKVLKLGLLGTAIEAQRQVFQSEDSDQNKVFIVPVAINYHFVLEAPSLINDYLKRKGQQRYYEENDEFTTSYKISKFLVKFFTKGSDISVSIGDALDVLGNNVDSKGNSLDKNGQIIDIKDYFKSNGEITENHQREQEYNRILGKKIVEEFHKHSRVFSSHMVAYVGFRMLGRINKHLDLYGLLRLQDDDLIINYDAFKAQFIVILEALKELNAQKQVGMADHLFSLTVDEIIDHGLKNLGMYHAMLPMVKTKKGDIEVQNMNLLYFYHNKLIGYDLEKYF; the protein is encoded by the coding sequence ATGAAGCCCCTGATAAGAAAAAGAAGGACCAAGACGAAGTACAAACCAATACTCAAAAACGCCAACACCTGGCCTGTCATGCAGATGGCAAAAAAAAGGAAGGAATTTGTGCAGTTGGTGGTAGAGGAGAGTTATGACAACCTTCTGAATCTCAAAAGAGGGAAGTCTCTCAAAGAGGAGTTGGAGATGACGATTTTTCGCGAAAAGCAAAGAGTCAAAACCAATCCTTGGAAAGTGGACCCTGTCGATGATTACTCGTTTTGGGAGAAAATGAGTGAGGATCTCGCACAGGTAGAAAATCTCAAAGAAGCTGACAAAGACATCGCGCTCAAGAACATCATGGTCAAGATCGTCGAGCGATACAGTAATGAAATTGCAGGGCATTTCAATCCATCTCATTATAATGTGACGCGTACTTTGGTCACGATTGGGTTTGGACGTCTGCTCAATGCCGTACGTGTCAAAGGCCCTTGGTCGGTATTCAGCAATCAGCTTGATCTGGATGATAAAATCCACATCACTGGGAAGGTAGATGAACTGAGAAAGTTGGCGAAAATGGGTACGGTCGTGATGGTGCCTACACATTACAGCAACTTGGATTCTGTGTTGATCGGTTGGGTGATCCAGTTTTTGGGTTTGCCGCCGTTTATCTATGGTGCAGGATTGAACTTGTTCAATCTGAAGATATTCTCCTATTTCATGAATAGCGTCGGGGCTTACAAAGTAGACAGACGAAAGAAAAATGCACTTTACCTAGAGACACTCAAGGCCTATTCAACCATTGCCATTCGTGAGGGCTGTCACAGTTTGTTCTTCCCAGGAGGGACCAGATCAAGAAGTGGCAAGATCGAAAAAGTATTGAAGTTGGGTCTGCTGGGTACTGCCATCGAAGCACAGCGTCAGGTCTTCCAGAGTGAGGATAGTGATCAGAACAAGGTGTTTATCGTACCAGTCGCGATTAATTATCATTTTGTGCTAGAAGCGCCAAGTTTGATCAACGACTACCTCAAAAGAAAAGGGCAGCAACGCTACTATGAGGAAAATGATGAGTTTACTACTTCATATAAAATATCAAAGTTCCTCGTTAAATTTTTTACCAAAGGATCTGACATCTCTGTCTCTATTGGGGATGCATTGGACGTACTGGGTAACAATGTGGATTCAAAAGGAAACAGTTTGGATAAGAATGGTCAGATCATAGATATCAAGGACTATTTCAAATCCAATGGAGAAATCACCGAAAATCACCAGCGCGAACAAGAATACAATAGGATTCTGGGTAAGAAAATTGTAGAGGAGTTTCACAAACATAGCCGTGTTTTTTCTAGCCACATGGTTGCATATGTAGGTTTCAGAATGCTCGGTAGGATCAACAAGCACCTAGATTTGTATGGCTTACTCAGGTTGCAAGACGATGATTTGATTATCAACTATGATGCATTCAAAGCACAGTTTATTGTGATTTTGGAAGCGCTCAAGGAATTGAATGCGCAGAAGCAGGTAGGTATGGCTGACCACTTGTTTTCATTGACTGTGGACGAAATCATTGATCATGGATTGAAAAATCTAGGGATGTATCACGCCATGCTCCCGATGGTCAAGACCAAAAAAGGAGACATAGAAGTGCAGAATATGAATCTGCTTTATTTTTATCATAATAAACTGATCGGTTATGATCTCGAAAAATACTTCTAA
- the gldA gene encoding gliding motility-associated ABC transporter ATP-binding subunit GldA codes for MSIIVHQLTKVYGQQKAVDEISFTANKGEILGFLGPNGAGKSTTMKIATGYLMASAGQVTISGLDIATQTLEAQRKIGYLPEHNPLYLDMYVHEFLAFSAQTYQLPTQSRAHRIKEVISQCGLTLEQNKKLGQLSKGYRQRVGLAQALLHDPEVLILDEPTTGLDPNQILEIRKLIKQVSKDKTVIFSSHIMQEVQALCDRVVLINKGKIIADKTIVEFSKGLKSEVVIQIDFKEDIDITILESIESLSVVQRLDKGIYRIQTSNSEEARSAIFKQAAEKNLPLVGLQEQGDSLEDIFHELTKEV; via the coding sequence TTGTCGATCATAGTACATCAACTCACCAAAGTATATGGCCAGCAAAAAGCGGTAGATGAGATTTCATTTACAGCCAACAAAGGAGAGATTCTCGGTTTCTTGGGACCCAATGGAGCTGGGAAATCTACTACTATGAAAATTGCTACCGGATACCTTATGGCCAGTGCCGGACAAGTGACTATTTCAGGTCTAGATATCGCTACGCAGACATTGGAGGCACAGCGCAAAATAGGCTATCTCCCAGAGCACAATCCGCTGTATTTGGACATGTATGTACATGAGTTTTTGGCATTTTCTGCCCAAACTTATCAACTCCCAACTCAATCCCGTGCTCACAGAATCAAAGAAGTCATCTCACAGTGTGGATTGACCTTGGAGCAAAACAAGAAATTAGGACAGTTGTCCAAAGGCTATCGTCAGCGTGTGGGATTGGCGCAAGCACTGTTGCACGATCCAGAGGTGCTGATCTTGGATGAACCCACCACGGGCTTGGATCCTAATCAGATTTTGGAGATTCGTAAGTTGATCAAGCAGGTGTCCAAAGACAAGACGGTCATTTTTTCATCTCACATCATGCAAGAGGTACAGGCACTCTGTGATCGCGTAGTATTGATCAACAAAGGCAAAATTATTGCCGACAAAACCATTGTGGAGTTTTCGAAGGGATTGAAAAGTGAAGTTGTGATTCAGATTGATTTCAAAGAAGACATCGATATCACCATTCTGGAATCTATCGAGTCATTGTCGGTGGTTCAGCGGCTGGACAAGGGGATTTATAGAATCCAAACTAGCAACAGCGAAGAAGCACGTAGTGCGATATTCAAACAGGCTGCCGAAAAGAACCTGCCGCTGGTTGGTCTGCAAGAGCAAGGGGATTCACTCGAAGATATTTTCCACGAACTAACCAAAGAGGTATAA
- the rpe gene encoding ribulose-phosphate 3-epimerase — MQKKIQIAPSILSADFSQLGDDIRLVEKGGADIIHYDVMDGHFVPNITIGPLVLNSIRKITKLPIDVHLMINHADNYIPEFAKAGADWISVHVEACPHLHRTIQLIKSLDKRAGVVLNPHTPLSAIEDILPDVDFVLIMSVNPGFGGQSLIKACLDKIARLKNLLIQKNLEHIEIEIDGGVKLDNIQSVIDAGTDIIVSGSGIFNTPDPIATIHQMKRL; from the coding sequence ATGCAAAAAAAGATTCAAATAGCCCCTTCTATACTTTCAGCAGATTTCTCTCAATTGGGCGATGACATCCGACTGGTAGAAAAAGGAGGAGCTGACATCATACACTACGATGTGATGGACGGTCACTTCGTCCCCAACATCACGATAGGGCCACTCGTACTCAACAGCATCCGAAAAATCACCAAACTACCTATAGACGTACATCTGATGATCAACCATGCTGATAATTACATCCCAGAATTTGCAAAAGCGGGAGCAGACTGGATCAGCGTACATGTGGAAGCCTGTCCTCACCTACACCGTACGATTCAGCTGATCAAGAGTCTAGACAAAAGAGCGGGTGTGGTCTTGAATCCGCACACTCCTCTGTCTGCCATTGAAGACATACTGCCTGATGTAGATTTTGTATTGATCATGTCGGTAAATCCTGGTTTCGGAGGACAAAGTTTGATCAAAGCCTGTCTAGACAAAATCGCAAGATTGAAAAACCTATTGATCCAAAAAAATCTAGAACACATCGAAATTGAGATCGATGGAGGTGTCAAATTGGACAACATCCAATCTGTAATAGATGCTGGCACAGACATCATCGTGTCTGGATCGGGCATTTTCAACACACCAGATCCAATAGCGACCATTCATCAAATGAAGCGTCTCTAA
- a CDS encoding SDR family NAD(P)-dependent oxidoreductase: MIALKNKWILVTGASSGLGLEMAKLLASKHQANLILVARRADRLAALKTEILATSDIQIETLVADLSQEAETTKVINLCLSMPEFGGAILNAGMTYLGEHARITDEKISQILQLNVISTTTLATHFVRHFEQNGNQGNLMVISSLAAHYPTPYQALYSGTKGYLTNFLNSIALEVRNPRLKLSVFSPGGIVTEMTADDNFKTLQRWLMPVHLATREAIHCFVSGKHNYVPGISNRIAFAFMKVLPLRLITVILGKQYRKALRL, from the coding sequence ATGATAGCATTGAAAAACAAGTGGATCTTAGTGACAGGCGCTTCCTCAGGTTTGGGATTAGAAATGGCCAAATTACTGGCATCTAAGCATCAAGCCAACTTGATCCTTGTGGCGCGTAGAGCAGACAGACTTGCTGCACTCAAAACCGAAATCCTCGCTACATCGGACATCCAAATAGAAACGCTAGTGGCAGACTTGTCACAGGAAGCAGAAACTACCAAAGTCATTAATCTATGCTTGTCTATGCCAGAATTCGGAGGAGCGATACTCAATGCTGGCATGACCTACCTTGGCGAACACGCACGGATCACCGATGAGAAAATCTCCCAAATCCTTCAGCTCAATGTCATCAGTACCACAACACTGGCAACACATTTTGTCCGTCACTTCGAGCAAAACGGAAACCAAGGCAATCTCATGGTCATCTCCAGTTTGGCAGCACACTACCCTACGCCCTATCAAGCACTCTACTCGGGTACCAAAGGTTACCTCACCAACTTCCTCAACAGCATCGCACTAGAAGTCCGCAATCCAAGACTCAAGCTAAGTGTCTTCAGTCCAGGAGGCATCGTCACAGAGATGACTGCCGACGACAACTTCAAAACACTACAAAGATGGCTTATGCCCGTTCATCTAGCGACCCGAGAAGCCATCCATTGCTTCGTATCTGGCAAGCACAACTATGTCCCTGGCATATCTAATCGCATTGCTTTCGCCTTTATGAAAGTATTGCCCCTGAGATTAATCACCGTCATTTTGGGTAAGCAGTATCGCAAGGCGTTGAGATTGTAA
- a CDS encoding glutamine--tRNA ligase/YqeY domain fusion protein, protein MSTEKESLNFIEQMIEKDIAEGKNESRVHTRFPPEPNGYLHIGHAKSICLNFGIAEKYKGLCNLRFDDTNPEKEETEYVDSIKEDIKWLGFDWGDREYYASDYFDQLYDFAVKLIKDGKAYIDDQSAEVISEQRGTPSQPGKASPHRERPVEESLSIFEDMKAGKYDEGTVVLRAKIDMSSPIMQMRDPVIYRIKKMAHHRTGDKWCIYPTYDFAHGQSDSIEGITHSLCTLEFAAHRPLYNWFIGNLGIFPSEQTEFARLNLGYTIVSKRKLRELVEEGHVDGWDDPRMPTISGIRRRGYTPESIRSFADKIGVAKRNGISDVALLEFSVREDLNKKANRVLGVLDPVKLIITNYPDGQTELLDAINNPEDESAGKRQIPFSKEIYIERDDFMEEPPNKFFRLGPDREVRLKYAYIVKCTGFKKNHAGAIEEIYAEYDPATKSGQDTTGKKVKGTLGWVDAQAGIPAEVRLYDRLFKTENLNNIEDDYRNHLNPDSLTIMDQAIVEPSVGNMTPGTQFQFERMGYFIIDKKSDSSKLTINRTVTLRDNWAKQNG, encoded by the coding sequence ATGAGTACGGAAAAGGAATCGCTCAATTTCATTGAGCAAATGATAGAAAAGGATATTGCTGAGGGCAAAAACGAATCTCGCGTACACACGCGATTCCCACCCGAACCCAATGGCTACCTACACATTGGTCATGCCAAATCTATATGTCTCAATTTTGGAATTGCCGAAAAATACAAAGGGCTTTGTAACCTTCGCTTTGACGACACCAATCCAGAAAAAGAAGAAACTGAATACGTAGACTCTATCAAAGAAGACATCAAGTGGTTAGGATTTGATTGGGGAGACAGAGAATATTATGCCTCTGATTACTTCGACCAGCTCTATGATTTCGCAGTGAAGCTAATCAAAGATGGCAAAGCCTACATCGACGATCAATCTGCAGAAGTGATCTCAGAACAAAGAGGAACACCAAGTCAACCAGGCAAAGCTAGTCCACACAGAGAACGTCCTGTAGAAGAAAGTCTCAGCATCTTCGAAGACATGAAAGCTGGTAAATACGATGAAGGCACTGTCGTACTCAGAGCCAAAATCGACATGAGTTCTCCCATCATGCAAATGAGAGACCCTGTCATCTACCGAATCAAAAAAATGGCACATCACCGTACTGGAGACAAGTGGTGCATCTACCCTACCTATGACTTTGCCCACGGACAGTCTGACTCTATCGAAGGAATCACACACTCCCTGTGTACCTTGGAGTTTGCAGCACACAGACCTCTCTACAACTGGTTCATTGGCAATCTGGGTATTTTCCCATCTGAGCAGACTGAGTTTGCTAGGTTGAATTTGGGCTATACGATCGTGAGCAAAAGAAAACTCCGAGAACTGGTAGAAGAAGGACATGTAGATGGCTGGGACGATCCAAGAATGCCCACCATCTCAGGCATCCGTAGACGTGGCTACACGCCAGAATCGATCCGAAGCTTCGCTGACAAAATCGGGGTGGCCAAAAGAAACGGCATCAGTGACGTAGCGCTCCTAGAGTTCAGTGTCAGAGAGGATTTAAATAAGAAAGCCAACAGAGTCCTAGGTGTGCTCGATCCAGTAAAATTGATCATCACCAACTATCCCGATGGACAAACCGAGCTACTAGATGCTATCAACAACCCTGAAGATGAGTCAGCTGGCAAGCGTCAGATACCATTCTCCAAAGAGATTTATATCGAGCGTGACGACTTTATGGAAGAGCCACCCAACAAGTTTTTCCGTTTAGGACCAGACAGAGAAGTTCGTCTCAAATATGCCTACATCGTGAAATGCACGGGATTCAAAAAAAATCATGCAGGAGCAATCGAAGAAATCTATGCAGAGTATGATCCCGCCACCAAAAGTGGTCAAGACACCACAGGCAAGAAGGTGAAAGGAACACTCGGATGGGTAGATGCACAAGCTGGTATCCCTGCCGAAGTAAGACTATACGACAGATTGTTCAAAACAGAAAACCTCAACAACATCGAGGATGATTACAGAAATCACTTGAATCCTGATTCTCTGACAATCATGGACCAAGCAATCGTTGAGCCATCAGTGGGTAACATGACGCCAGGTACGCAGTTTCAGTTCGAGCGGATGGGGTATTTCATCATTGATAAAAAATCTGACTCCAGTAAATTGACCATCAATAGAACCGTCACTTTACGAGACAACTGGGCAAAACAAAATGGATAA
- a CDS encoding DUF4340 domain-containing protein, whose product MTKIQKLIGTLVVLVAFSLSLWIWDGKGVQGSFDRSIFVIEDTAAISAIHIQSKVQDISVQRDGQRWTLNDSMAIDPSLIQISESVLSQVSVLRPISQLNIDEVRKQLLESGQKITITMDGHDRVFYAGGNLQKTQSYFGDADLQNVYLVGIPGYSNYVSGIFELTANQWRDRLLFNSNFRSLQSLQIAYADGSDLEIRFKDRFFTVDQIQKIDTAVLTSYINSLEGFQLNDYLKAGEFPRYDSLLKTEPLAHLSIRDIDLDKNRELDVYPKIAGERFYLLSDRKGDMIVVDQNRIQKLLVTPDQFEYKLNL is encoded by the coding sequence ATGACAAAGATTCAAAAACTGATCGGTACGTTGGTGGTGTTGGTAGCCTTTTCTCTTTCCTTGTGGATATGGGATGGCAAGGGAGTGCAAGGATCTTTTGATCGCAGCATCTTTGTGATAGAGGACACAGCCGCGATCTCAGCGATTCACATCCAGTCCAAGGTTCAGGATATCAGCGTACAAAGAGACGGACAACGTTGGACGCTCAATGATTCTATGGCGATAGATCCTTCGCTGATACAGATCAGCGAGTCTGTTTTGAGCCAAGTGAGTGTGCTCCGCCCCATCAGTCAGCTCAATATTGATGAGGTCAGAAAGCAATTGTTGGAGTCTGGACAGAAAATCACCATCACGATGGATGGACATGATCGTGTGTTTTATGCTGGAGGGAATTTGCAAAAAACACAGTCTTATTTCGGAGATGCTGATTTGCAAAATGTCTATTTGGTAGGGATACCTGGGTATAGTAATTACGTCTCCGGGATTTTTGAATTGACAGCCAATCAATGGAGGGATAGATTGTTGTTCAATTCCAACTTTCGATCTTTGCAATCTTTGCAAATAGCATATGCAGATGGGTCAGATCTAGAGATTCGTTTCAAAGATCGCTTTTTTACGGTCGATCAAATACAAAAGATAGATACTGCAGTTTTGACCTCTTACATCAATTCACTAGAAGGGTTTCAACTCAATGATTATTTAAAAGCTGGAGAATTTCCTAGGTATGACAGCTTGCTCAAAACCGAGCCATTGGCGCACTTGTCTATCAGAGACATTGACTTAGACAAAAACCGCGAGCTGGATGTGTACCCTAAAATTGCAGGAGAGCGCTTTTACTTGCTTTCAGATCGCAAAGGAGACATGATTGTAGTCGATCAAAACCGCATCCAAAAGTTGCTGGTGACACCAGATCAATTTGAGTACAAATTGAATCTTTGA